Genomic segment of Candidatus Methanomethylicota archaeon:
GACATACAAAAGGATACTACGCTCTACATATACGTAATAGATGCCGAAGCACAAAAATACACGCTAATATACATTCCAAACATAAAGTGGGGGGAGCCTAAGAAGATTGAGGAAAAGAAGATAAGTAAGAGTGGCGGGGAACCCCCACCAACACTATATAGGTAGGTGAAACCCATGCCAGCATTAAAAGAACTCATAACACCATTCACAGCACTAGCAATATCCCTAACACCATTCCTCATATACATATTGAATTCTAGGAACATAGTTGGTGATATGGAGATGCTAATAATAGACCTAATAGTGATAGGGGCTGGATCAATAATACTCCACATACAAACAAGGAAGAAGGGGTAGATGAACTCATCTAGTCCTTATCTCCACAACATCACCATCATTTAAAACATGATCAGGGCCAACCCTCTCCCCATCAAACTTAACAGAGGAACCCCAAACCCTTGCATAACTAAAATTATTATATAATTGGCTGTGGATTATCCTAGCCACATCAATAACCCTAAACCCCTTCGGAACAACAAGAGGCTTCTTAGATGGGCTGCCACCAACCTCCTTAGTATAAACCCTAATGACGTTAAGCATACCATAAATCTCAGACTTCAATTTCAAGAGGTCTAATGGAGGATTTACACATGAAAATGGGATAACCTTAACCAAACCCCCCAAAGACTTCTCAAGTTTAACCAAGTTATCCATCGAACCCTCAACATCAATCTTATTGGCTATTACTATGGAAGGCTTGTATACTATGCTGGAATCCATGTAACGCTCCACATCACTTAAACTAACATCACCCCAAATTTTCACAAATGCATTATTAAACCCATAGGATTTAAATAGTTCAACTATATCCTTAACATCGCAATCCTTCAAAATTCCACTACAAAAAACCTGTATACCACCAGAAGGCCTCTTCTCAACTTCAATCCTAACATTGGGTTTCTTCAAAGTTATCTTGGCACCCTTAATCTTCTCGAAAATGAACTTTAAACTCTCAATGGGATCTCTAGATAAATCCACAACGAACACTATTCCATCAGCATTTCTACATAAGCTTAAGGCAGGATTTAACCATGGAACACCAACGGATATTGCTGGAACCTCCACCAACTGAACTTGAACATCCAAATATTCCATCATCCCAGGAATGGGATTCCTAGTTGTAAATGGTGTTGAACCAATGGTGGGTTTAGCATTTGTTAGTAGGGAGAGTAGAGAGCTTTTACCGGTAAGGGTATCGCCAACGAGGACTATTTGCCCAGCCCCTTCCCTCTTAACTGAAAATCTAATTCCA
This window contains:
- a CDS encoding TGS domain-containing protein; its protein translation is MVTNLPPQAKALMREYQEAKSIPEKIAKLEALISAIPEHKGTEKLRRNLKRTLAKLKRELEERERKRAKSSSGIRFSVKREGAGQIVLVGDTLTGKSSLLSLLTNAKPTIGSTPFTTRNPIPGMMEYLDVQVQLVEVPAISVGVPWLNPALSLCRNADGIVFVVDLSRDPIESLKFIFEKIKGAKITLKKPNVRIEVEKRPSGGIQVFCSGILKDCDVKDIVELFKSYGFNNAFVKIWGDVSLSDVERYMDSSIVYKPSIVIANKIDVEGSMDNLVKLEKSLGGLVKVIPFSCVNPPLDLLKLKSEIYGMLNVIRVYTKEVGGSPSKKPLVVPKGFRVIDVARIIHSQLYNNFSYARVWGSSVKFDGERVGPDHVLNDGDVVEIRTR